The Vigna angularis cultivar LongXiaoDou No.4 chromosome 6, ASM1680809v1, whole genome shotgun sequence genome contains the following window.
aaaatggaagagattaaggaaaaggaaacttaggaattgaagatgcgccacttgaacaagcttccaagataagcatcaagaggaggaccgccacttgcttgaacaagataaggtctgcccaaatttgggactttagagacagaattctatctcaaagaggATTGCAAAggtgcaaatcaactcaaattcattgaatcaaggtaaggtgtacaaaaaggagacccctaagccttcttatataacctttggagtgagctaagatgcaagatctaggagatgtgggacttttgagggtgtagtccgtccagcagctgctgcaggtcttctagggacttttgagtcccacattgctcaattctctccactccaaagggtttataaggcaactagttctcctatagttcaaaatatgaaaactagtTATGCTATCTAATGCTACACGCCTAAAaatgctcactttctcttctatTCTTTTTAAGACCAAGCTATggaaagtcccacattgcttactcttaaagagaaagaagagtttataagccattattcacaagaactaagagaaagaaatcaaaaggcaaatacaCGCCCAAAGAGAACCTATTCTACTTTTTTTGATACAAACGTGTAAAGAAGACAAGAAGTAAAATGATTCCCTTTAGTCATGCTTCTTGTCATCCTTTTATTCTCTTCATTACTTGGCCCATCCATGATCACATCAGAAATGGAGGAGGGTGAGGGTGAGGTTCAGCCTGAAGTTGGAACACAAATGGAGGAGGTTCAGGGTCATGGTGATGGTGAACAAGTTGGTAGAGAAATGGAGGAAGGAGAGGGTGAGGGTCAGGCTGAAGTTGGAACACAAATGGAGGAGGGTGAGGGTCAAAATCATGGTGAACTTGATGTAGAGGTTGACAATGAAGTTGCTAAACATATTGAAAATGAAGACGATGGTGAAGTACATGATGTAGAGGAGGAAGAAGTACATGATGCAGAGGAGGCTAATGTACATGATTTTGAGCTACAAGATGTACAAGAagatgaggatgaggatgaggGTGGacatgatggtgatgatgatggtggACATGTTTCTGGAGATGATGCTAATGATGAGGATGAGAATGTAGATGATGGTGAATATGAAAATGTAGATGACTCTGTTAGTGAAGAAAGTCTAGTTGATGTTAGGGTTGAGTGTGACATTGGGACTTCGAAAGGACAACCTTGCAGTCTAGTAGGTGAATGTTCAAGGAACTCTCATAATGATTCAATGCATGATGTTCATGGCTTGTCTAACATTGAGTGGGTGTCAGATGAGTTGGATAGTGGTCCAAATAATGAGAACGATGATGATTCCATTCCCAAAACTTTGTTCCCCACATTTACTATGCCTAAAAGTTTGGGGGAATATAAATGGGAAGTATAAACCGATTTCACTGAGAAAAAGAAATTCACTGATGCAATTAGGACATATGCACTGAGTAATGGTAAAAATTTAAGATTCATTAAGAATGACAAGAAGAGGGTTACTGTAAAATGTTTGGGGGGCAATGGGAAA
Protein-coding sequences here:
- the LOC108344109 gene encoding uncharacterized protein LOC108344109, with the protein product MEEGEGEVQPEVGTQMEEVQGHGDGEQVGREMEEGEGEGQAEVGTQMEEGEGQNHGELDVEVDNEVAKHIENEDDGEVHDVEEEEVHDAEEANVHDFELQDVQEDEDEDEGGHDGDDDGGHVSGDDANDEDENVDDGEYENVDDSVSEESLVDVRVECDIGTSKGQPCSLVGECSRNSHNDSMHDVHGLSNIEWVSDELDSGPNNENDDDSIPKTLFPTFTMPKSLGEYKWEV